The Moorella glycerini genomic interval GTCCCGCCATAATGGCGGCGGCCACAATCCGGGGCGGCGTCATCTCTTCCCCGGCGCAGGGCGACAGGGCGGTATGGATGTGGAGATCGGCACGGTAGAAGGTCATATGCTCACTTCTCATTAAGGAGCTGATAAAGCCGGCCGGCCATTTCAAAAGTAGAATGGGGGGTTTGCAGAAGGGGAAGGCCTTCTGCCTCGGCCTTGCGGCAAACCTCCGGCGGAATGCCCCTGCCGCCGGTGAATACCACCCCCGCTGCTCCGGTCAGAAGGGCAACGGCCACTACGTTCATATGGGTCTGCAGGGTTAGCCAGAGACATCCGGGCGTACCGTTGGCCATAAAATCGCTGATCAGGTCGGAACAGTAACCGCCGATAACTTCCCTGTCCAGGGCCTTTTCCCCTGCTAATACTTGTAAATGCAGGCGTTCAACGATTTCCCGAAGGCGCATCTTCATCTCCCCTTTCCGGCCGGGCCATGGACGGCGGCAATTTCCGCGCCAGCTCCACCACCTCTTCCGCCAGGACCCGTACCCGCTCGCGCAGTACGAAAACGCAGTCCGTATCCTGGGCCTCACCCTGGACGATATCTTCGGCAAGGGCGCGACAGCTGGGCGAGCCGCAGGAACCGCAGTCCAGTCCCGGAAGCATGGCCTGTGTGGCTTCCAGGCGCCGCATCTTTTCAATAGCGGTGGCCAAATCGTCGTCCAATTGCAGGGCTGGCCGGGGATAAACCGGCTCCGCCCTCAGGTCTTTTTCCGTCACCGGGAGATCCATAGATCTTGACGGTAGGTCGCGGACCAGCTGCCGCAACTCCAGCTTTGCCAGGTAGGGATTTTGTACCATCAGGGCTCCACCGACACATCCACCCGGACAGGCCTGGGCCTCGATGTATTCAATATCCTGGAAGTCGCCCGCTTCTATACGGGTCAAGACTTCAATAACGTGATGAATGCCATCGACCTCCAGGAGGCGCCGACCGCCAATGCTGGCGTTTTCGCCGCCGCTGTGCCCCCAGCCGTAACCGGTTGCCCCGGCGCGGGAGGGATATGGAAGGGCGGAAGAAAGGCCCTTGAGTATGTCGCCATAAACGGTCGCCAGGGGAATAACTCCATCGGGACCTACCCTTTTTCCCTGGGGCTGGCGCGCCGCCGTAATCTTAGCCGGACAGGGGGAAATAAAGAAGGTGCCGACGGCTTCTAACGGTAGGCCGGTGGCTTTCATCCCCTCCAGCCGGGCCAAGCGGGCTGCCAAATCAACGGGGGTGACCAGGGGCAAAATCTGCTCCACCAGGGAAGGAAAACGGACTTGTATTAGGCCTACTACTGCCGGGCAGGCCGGGGAAATAAGCGGCCTTTTCCCGCCGTAATTATCCAGGTAGCGTCTGGTTGCCCTGGCCACCATTTCCGCCGCCAGGGCCACTTCGTAAATGGCATCAAATCCTAAAGCCTTTAGGGCTCCCAAAATATGCTCAAGTTTAGCCTGACCGGCAAACTGGGAAACCACGGCCGGGGCGGGCAGGGCAATGCGATACCTGTAAGCGGCCAGGGCCGTCAAGTCATCGCCTACGGCGATCTTGGCATGGTTGGGACAAATGCGGATACACTCGCCGCAGTCGATGCAGCGTTCCTGAATAATCCGCGCCTTGCCTTCCCGCACCCTTATGGCTTCTGTCGGGCAGTGCTTTATGCAGTTGGTACAACCCTTACATTTATCCTCTTCCAGGCGAACGGAATGGAAATAACCCACCGCGCCACCGCCTTCAGCGATTATAAATAATTATGTTAACAGTTGTCCCCTGCCCCGCTCCCGACTTTATCTCCAGTTCGTCGGCACAGCGGCGTATATTGGGAAGGCCCATACCGGCACCGAAGCCCATCTCCTGGATCTCCCGCGGTGCGGTAGAATAGCCCTCCTGCATGGCCAGTTCGATGTCAGGTATTCCCGGACCGTCATCAACGGCGGTAATGGTAATTGCCCCAGGAGTAATATGGGCCTTTAATTCACCACCGTAGGAGTGGATGATGATATTCATTTCAGCTTCATAGGCTGCAATGGCGGCCCTGCGTATAATCTCCGGAGGAAAACCGACCTGCTGCAGTACCTGCCGGATATGTGCCGCCCCGTTGCCACCGGCGAGAAAGTCACGCGCCCGCACGGGAAATGACAGCTTGAGGGACGGCATCTTATCCTCCAAGGAAATCTCCTCCGGTCGTTCCAGGCATTCTATCGGTCATCCCCGGAACATCCCTTTAGGCCGGCCTGGAAGAGGCGGCCACAGCTGTCATACATTAAAAACCTGGTCCCCAGAAGGGGCAAACCTACTTCCCTGGCAGCCTGAATAAGGCTTTTATCCGGCCTTTTGCCACGAACAAAAACGATGGCCGCGGCGTCGATCATGGTAGCCGTATGAATAACATGGGGATTGGTCAGTCCCGTCAACAACAGTATTCGGCAGCTGGCAAAGGCCAGAACGTCACTCATTAGATCCGAGGCAAAACCGGCCTCCACTTCTAACTCCAGCTTATCCATACCGGTAAAGACCTCGGCATTCAGGATGGCCTGTACTTCTTTAAGTTTCAGCGGCCCGACCTCCCCCAATGGTGAATTACTTCACAATAGCTGGCAAAAGAAACAGGCCTCGCCAG includes:
- a CDS encoding [Fe-Fe] hydrogenase large subunit C-terminal domain-containing protein — encoded protein: MGYFHSVRLEEDKCKGCTNCIKHCPTEAIRVREGKARIIQERCIDCGECIRICPNHAKIAVGDDLTALAAYRYRIALPAPAVVSQFAGQAKLEHILGALKALGFDAIYEVALAAEMVARATRRYLDNYGGKRPLISPACPAVVGLIQVRFPSLVEQILPLVTPVDLAARLARLEGMKATGLPLEAVGTFFISPCPAKITAARQPQGKRVGPDGVIPLATVYGDILKGLSSALPYPSRAGATGYGWGHSGGENASIGGRRLLEVDGIHHVIEVLTRIEAGDFQDIEYIEAQACPGGCVGGALMVQNPYLAKLELRQLVRDLPSRSMDLPVTEKDLRAEPVYPRPALQLDDDLATAIEKMRRLEATQAMLPGLDCGSCGSPSCRALAEDIVQGEAQDTDCVFVLRERVRVLAEEVVELARKLPPSMARPERGDEDAPSGNR
- a CDS encoding DRTGG domain-containing protein, whose product is MRLREIVERLHLQVLAGEKALDREVIGGYCSDLISDFMANGTPGCLWLTLQTHMNVVAVALLTGAAGVVFTGGRGIPPEVCRKAEAEGLPLLQTPHSTFEMAGRLYQLLNEK
- a CDS encoding ATP-binding protein, which translates into the protein MPSLKLSFPVRARDFLAGGNGAAHIRQVLQQVGFPPEIIRRAAIAAYEAEMNIIIHSYGGELKAHITPGAITITAVDDGPGIPDIELAMQEGYSTAPREIQEMGFGAGMGLPNIRRCADELEIKSGAGQGTTVNIIIYNR